From a region of the Candidatus Jettenia caeni genome:
- a CDS encoding RNA polymerase sigma factor RpoE — translation MREENNRRKEFEEIAMRHIDSLYNMALRLILNKEEAEDLVQETYLKAYRFFNTFEKGTNIKAWLFKILRNTFINKYRKTMSMPNEFFYEDTESLNNHITYDEEKRSEEPSDTLESKYTDLSNLMEDDVKHAIDSLPLEYREAVLLSDVEELPYKDIAEITNVPIGTIKSRLNRGRKLLQKSLREYAKDRGFIKRKK, via the coding sequence ATGAGGGAAGAAAATAACAGAAGGAAAGAATTTGAAGAAATTGCCATGAGGCATATCGATTCCCTCTATAATATGGCATTGCGCCTGATACTTAATAAAGAGGAAGCCGAAGACCTTGTCCAGGAAACGTATTTAAAAGCCTACCGGTTTTTTAATACTTTTGAAAAGGGGACAAATATAAAAGCGTGGCTTTTTAAGATCCTTCGGAATACCTTTATCAATAAGTATCGAAAAACAATGAGTATGCCGAATGAGTTCTTTTACGAGGATACGGAATCACTCAATAATCATATAACCTATGATGAAGAAAAGAGATCCGAAGAACCATCAGATACTTTAGAAAGTAAATATACTGATTTGAGTAACCTGATGGAAGATGATGTAAAGCATGCAATTGACAGCCTGCCTCTTGAATACCGGGAAGCTGTCCTGCTTTCAGATGTAGAGGAATTGCCTTATAAAGATATTGCGGAAATTACGAATGTGCCTATTGGAACCATAAAATCCAGACTTAACAGGGGAAGAAAATTACTCCAAAAGAGTCTGCGAGAATATGCGAAAGACAGAGGCTTTATTAAGAGGAAAAAATAA
- a CDS encoding pyruvate ferredoxin oxidoreductase delta subunit yields the protein MRLDLGAIAKAGSSKANQTGSWRNFKPIFHQEKCIGCSLCKIYCPEGCVTMVEKKKYTVDYTYCKGCGICAEECSSSDIDMVVEEK from the coding sequence ATGAGATTAGATTTAGGCGCAATTGCCAAAGCTGGCTCTAGCAAGGCAAATCAGACAGGAAGCTGGAGAAATTTTAAGCCAATCTTTCACCAGGAGAAATGTATTGGCTGCAGCCTCTGTAAAATCTATTGCCCCGAAGGTTGTGTTACCATGGTAGAAAAAAAGAAATATACCGTCGATTATACCTACTGTAAAGGCTGTGGAATATGTGCCGAGGAGTGCTCTTCGAGTGATATTGATATGGTAGTGGAGGAGAAGTAA
- a CDS encoding pyruvate ferredoxin oxidoreductase gamma subunit, with the protein MIEIRVHGRGGQGSVTAAELLGFAAHSDGKYAQAFPSFGSERMGAPVQAFVRISDKPIRIRSQVYKPNYVIVQDPTLLEVINVLDGLQEDGLLLINSKKKVAELGVNTTIKVKTIPAMEIALEVIGRPIMNTTLLGAFAAATGEISLEGIRKAIHHKFPGSVGEKNIAAVLKAFDFIKKESL; encoded by the coding sequence TTGATCGAGATCAGGGTTCATGGACGAGGGGGGCAAGGTTCCGTGACAGCAGCAGAATTGTTAGGTTTTGCAGCTCATAGTGATGGAAAATATGCGCAGGCATTTCCATCATTTGGATCAGAAAGGATGGGAGCACCTGTTCAGGCATTTGTTCGAATTAGTGATAAGCCTATCCGTATCAGAAGCCAGGTTTATAAACCTAATTATGTTATTGTACAAGACCCCACGCTCTTAGAGGTAATTAATGTCCTTGATGGATTACAAGAAGACGGACTGTTGTTAATTAATTCGAAGAAAAAGGTGGCTGAATTAGGTGTAAATACTACTATCAAAGTAAAGACAATTCCGGCTATGGAAATTGCTTTAGAAGTAATCGGAAGACCCATTATGAATACAACCCTTCTGGGGGCTTTTGCTGCGGCCACCGGAGAAATTAGCTTAGAGGGTATCCGAAAGGCAATTCATCATAAATTTCCAGGCTCGGTAGGAGAAAAGAATATTGCAGCCGTATTGAAGGCTTTCGATTTTATTAAAAAGGAGTCATTATGA
- a CDS encoding biotin synthase: MNDKIKKIAHRSLQNEPVSRDDALFLMEIEGDEIYDVFYWANQIRLQYFGHDINTCSIVSAKQGKCTEDCSFCSQSARYHTSIDAFPFVSTNKILDGAKYAEQTGSSSLGIVTSGYSIDNPHELDKICEAIKTVVLNTGVHPHGSFGTLTKETAVSLVKSGLRRINHNLETSERFFPKVCSTHTFTDRVNTIYAAKEAGLEICSGAIFGIGEEREDRIHLLFTLKDLEVDVVPLNFLYPIAGTPLENSASLVPREALKIISVFRFVLPDKEIKIAGGREKNLRDLQSWMFYAGANSTMIGNYLTTKGRKIEDDLQMIKDLELELKIS; this comes from the coding sequence ATGAATGATAAAATAAAAAAAATTGCGCACCGTTCCTTACAGAATGAACCTGTCAGTCGCGATGATGCCCTATTTCTTATGGAAATAGAGGGCGATGAGATTTATGATGTATTCTATTGGGCTAATCAGATACGTTTACAGTATTTTGGGCATGATATAAATACCTGCTCTATTGTTAGCGCAAAACAGGGTAAATGCACAGAGGATTGTAGTTTCTGTTCTCAGTCTGCCCGTTATCATACGAGCATTGATGCCTTTCCATTCGTAAGTACAAATAAGATACTCGATGGCGCCAAATATGCGGAACAGACGGGTTCAAGCTCTCTTGGTATCGTTACCAGCGGATATAGCATCGATAATCCTCATGAGCTTGATAAGATTTGCGAGGCAATAAAAACCGTTGTTCTGAATACCGGCGTCCATCCGCATGGTTCTTTTGGAACACTGACAAAAGAAACAGCGGTATCTTTAGTGAAAAGTGGACTCAGAAGGATTAATCACAACCTGGAGACATCTGAGAGGTTTTTTCCAAAGGTATGTTCAACACACACGTTTACTGACCGGGTAAATACTATCTATGCTGCAAAGGAGGCTGGATTAGAAATATGCAGTGGCGCAATCTTTGGTATCGGGGAAGAGAGAGAAGACCGTATTCATCTGTTGTTTACCTTGAAAGATTTGGAGGTCGATGTTGTTCCTTTAAATTTTTTATATCCGATCGCTGGTACGCCACTGGAAAACAGCGCCTCTTTAGTACCGAGGGAAGCATTAAAGATTATTTCTGTATTTCGATTCGTTTTGCCTGATAAGGAAATTAAAATCGCGGGTGGCCGTGAAAAGAATCTGCGTGATTTACAATCATGGATGTTTTATGCAGGCGCTAATAGTACGATGATTGGAAACTATCTGACTACAAAGGGAAGAAAGATAGAAGATGATTTGCAAATGATAAAAGATCTTGAATTGGAATTGAAAATATCATAG
- a CDS encoding alanine racemase produces MHRPTWVEIDLSALRYNVLALKRKVGPEVKIIGIVKADAYGHGDYEVSKILINQGVEMLGIAILEEGVRLREKGIRAPILLLGGLFEEQIPSVIEYDLTPTVYDLKLASVLSKRAAYLNKIVKVHMYVDTGMGSIGVKYTRAVEFIQGIQEMKNLFIEGIYTHCSCSDERDSEYTNLQIKRFREVLAAPETINMGIPLRHMANSGAILGYFDAYFTMVRPGLALYGLYPSEEVSREIGIRPVMSFKTRIIHIKHMEPGDVVGYGRGYRINRPTRVATLPLGYDDGYSRLLSNQGKVIIRGVKASIIGRICMDQCFVDVSYIKEVSVGDEVVLYGIQGRESIAVESVAKQLNTIPYEIVCNVSKRVPRVYIN; encoded by the coding sequence ATGCATAGACCAACATGGGTTGAAATTGATTTGAGTGCCCTCAGGTATAACGTATTGGCCCTGAAGAGGAAAGTCGGGCCGGAAGTAAAAATTATAGGTATTGTCAAAGCAGATGCCTACGGCCACGGTGATTATGAAGTAAGTAAAATTCTGATAAATCAGGGTGTCGAGATGCTTGGTATAGCTATCCTTGAAGAAGGCGTCCGCCTGAGGGAAAAAGGAATAAGAGCGCCGATATTACTTCTGGGAGGGCTTTTTGAGGAACAAATACCCAGTGTTATTGAATACGATTTAACGCCGACTGTTTATGACCTGAAGCTTGCCTCTGTGTTATCAAAGAGAGCAGCATATTTAAATAAAATTGTGAAAGTCCATATGTATGTGGATACCGGCATGGGGAGTATTGGTGTGAAGTACACCAGAGCTGTAGAATTTATACAGGGTATACAAGAGATGAAAAACCTTTTCATCGAAGGGATCTATACTCACTGCTCATGTTCTGACGAAAGGGATTCAGAGTATACCAATCTACAAATAAAAAGATTCCGAGAGGTATTAGCAGCTCCTGAAACAATCAATATGGGTATTCCTTTAAGACATATGGCAAATAGCGGCGCCATACTTGGTTACTTTGATGCTTATTTTACTATGGTTAGACCAGGCCTGGCGTTGTATGGGTTATATCCTTCAGAAGAGGTATCAAGGGAGATTGGCATTCGACCTGTGATGAGCTTTAAGACAAGGATTATTCATATTAAGCATATGGAACCAGGGGATGTTGTCGGTTATGGCAGAGGGTACAGGATTAACCGACCTACCCGTGTTGCAACCCTTCCCTTAGGGTATGATGATGGCTATAGTCGATTACTCTCCAATCAGGGAAAGGTTATTATAAGGGGCGTAAAAGCATCTATTATTGGCCGTATTTGTATGGATCAATGTTTCGTGGATGTAAGCTATATAAAAGAGGTATCGGTAGGGGATGAAGTTGTGCTTTATGGTATTCAGGGGCGGGAGTCGATAGCTGTAGAATCGGTTGCGAAACAGTTAAACACCATCCCCTATGAGATTGTTTGTAATGTAAGCAAACGTGTACCGAGGGTTTATATTAATTGA
- a CDS encoding 8-amino-7-oxononanoate synthase produces MGTDFILDELKGLKDRSLMREYRTIEGPQGPHIQIQGTSYLSFCSNNYLGLANHPKIKQAAIEAIHQYGWGTGASRLVSGNMILHEKLEKKIAEFKGTEAALLFPTGYMANMGALCALVTKGDLVIGDKLNHASIVDGCRQSGATFRIYPHNNIHKLESLLQRSAPFRRKLIVTDSVFSMDGDIALLPEIVEIAKRYDAMLMIDDAHATGVFGRQGKGMIEHYGLEGKIDIIMGSLSKAIGSVGGFIAGSNYLIDFLKNKARSFIYTTALPPSLCAASLAGLTLIQEDISLIDRLWSNINYVKFRLSEFIHTIAVESPIVPIVIGPAKDALDLSEILYRRGILIPAIRPPTVPSGTSRLRISLMATHTEEDINRLLDTLKDIGFLTFGNHKTSDQ; encoded by the coding sequence ATGGGGACAGATTTTATTTTAGATGAGTTAAAAGGATTAAAAGACCGCTCCCTCATGCGTGAGTATAGAACTATCGAAGGTCCGCAGGGTCCCCATATTCAAATCCAGGGCACATCATATTTATCATTCTGTTCAAACAACTATCTTGGACTTGCCAATCATCCAAAAATAAAACAGGCTGCTATTGAAGCTATCCATCAATACGGATGGGGTACCGGCGCTTCACGATTGGTTTCCGGAAATATGATCCTTCATGAAAAACTTGAAAAGAAAATTGCGGAGTTTAAGGGAACGGAGGCCGCTCTGCTATTCCCGACTGGTTACATGGCTAATATGGGCGCTTTATGTGCCCTTGTCACAAAAGGAGACCTTGTTATTGGAGATAAACTGAATCACGCAAGTATTGTTGACGGCTGTCGCCAATCCGGTGCAACCTTCCGCATCTATCCTCATAATAATATTCATAAATTAGAATCATTATTACAAAGGTCTGCTCCATTCCGCAGAAAGTTGATCGTTACTGATAGTGTGTTTAGTATGGACGGTGATATTGCATTGTTACCGGAAATTGTAGAGATTGCCAAAAGATACGATGCCATGCTTATGATAGACGATGCTCATGCAACAGGGGTGTTTGGAAGACAGGGGAAAGGTATGATTGAACACTACGGGCTTGAGGGAAAGATTGATATTATTATGGGATCATTGAGTAAGGCCATCGGTAGTGTTGGTGGATTCATTGCCGGAAGTAACTACCTTATTGACTTCTTAAAGAATAAAGCCCGTTCTTTCATCTACACAACAGCCTTGCCTCCTTCCCTATGTGCCGCATCATTAGCGGGATTAACGCTTATCCAGGAGGATATATCTCTTATTGATAGGTTATGGAGTAATATTAACTATGTAAAATTCCGGTTATCGGAATTTATCCACACGATAGCAGTGGAAAGCCCGATTGTTCCTATCGTTATTGGACCGGCAAAAGATGCTCTTGATTTATCCGAGATACTCTACAGAAGAGGGATTTTAATTCCTGCGATTCGGCCGCCTACCGTGCCTTCAGGTACGAGCCGGTTGCGGATTTCCTTAATGGCTACTCATACCGAAGAGGATATAAACAGGTTACTGGATACTTTGAAAGATATTGGATTTTTAACCTTCGGGAATCATAAAACCTCAGATCAATAA
- a CDS encoding pyruvate ferredoxin oxidoreductase alpha subunit, protein MSTTFIEGSIAVAKTVGVCRPQVISAYPITPQTHIVEHLSELVANGELKCEYVNVESEHSAASVVLGASATGARTYTATTSQGFLLMIEVLFNIAGMRLPIVMTCVNRAVSAPINIWNDQQDSLTARDSGWIQLYAEDNQEASDMHLQAFKIAENKDVMLPVMVCMDGFILTHSFDPIELITQEQADKFLPPFTPQYYLTPKNPLSFGTMVGPDGYMETRYFIEKTMHASLQVISDVAADFHNQFGRFQGGLIDTYKVEDASLVLVAMGSIIGTIKDIVDELRAKGQKIGVLKVRSYRPFPKDEIYKALSHVREVAVVEKAVSLGYGGILANEIKSVFYGKPKTPKINGYILGLGGRDITVDTIHQVIKDSVNVLSEEKFIGLNEALIKR, encoded by the coding sequence ATGAGTACAACATTTATTGAAGGCTCAATCGCTGTAGCAAAAACCGTAGGTGTTTGCAGACCACAGGTAATCTCCGCTTACCCTATCACACCGCAGACACATATTGTTGAACATCTTTCGGAGTTGGTAGCAAATGGAGAGCTAAAATGTGAATATGTGAATGTAGAAAGTGAACATTCCGCTGCGTCCGTAGTTCTTGGTGCAAGCGCCACCGGAGCAAGGACCTATACGGCTACTACATCTCAGGGATTTTTACTGATGATCGAGGTACTCTTTAATATTGCCGGTATGCGGCTCCCGATCGTCATGACCTGTGTCAATCGGGCTGTATCTGCCCCCATTAATATCTGGAACGATCAGCAGGATTCTTTAACAGCCCGAGACAGCGGCTGGATACAACTCTATGCTGAGGATAACCAGGAAGCAAGCGATATGCATCTTCAGGCATTCAAAATCGCCGAAAACAAAGATGTCATGCTGCCGGTAATGGTATGTATGGATGGCTTTATCCTCACCCACTCATTTGATCCCATAGAACTCATCACCCAGGAACAAGCAGACAAATTTTTGCCACCTTTTACACCACAATATTACTTAACACCAAAAAATCCGCTCTCTTTCGGTACTATGGTAGGACCGGATGGGTATATGGAAACCCGTTATTTCATCGAAAAGACGATGCATGCCTCGTTACAGGTTATTAGCGATGTTGCAGCCGACTTTCATAATCAATTTGGCCGTTTTCAAGGAGGACTTATTGATACCTATAAGGTCGAAGATGCCTCACTCGTACTGGTGGCTATGGGTTCGATTATCGGTACGATAAAGGATATAGTTGATGAACTGAGGGCAAAGGGACAGAAAATAGGCGTCCTTAAGGTTCGCTCATACCGGCCCTTTCCCAAAGATGAAATTTACAAAGCGTTGAGCCATGTAAGAGAGGTTGCTGTAGTGGAGAAAGCTGTCTCTTTGGGTTATGGTGGCATATTAGCAAATGAGATTAAAAGCGTATTCTATGGTAAACCTAAAACACCAAAAATTAATGGATATATCTTAGGCTTAGGTGGACGCGATATCACGGTAGATACTATACATCAGGTTATTAAAGACAGCGTAAACGTCTTGTCTGAAGAAAAGTTTATTGGACTCAACGAAGCGTTGATTAAACGATAA